Below is a window of Paraburkholderia azotifigens DNA.
GTTTGACGGGACGCACGGGCGTATGTCTCGCGACGCTCGGCCCCGGCGCCACCAACTTCGTGACGGCTGCCGCGTATGCGCAGCTCGGCGGCATGCCGATGCTGATGGTCACGGGCCAGAAGCCGATCAAGTCCAGCAAGCAGGGCCATTTCCAGATCGTCGACGTGGTGCGGATGATGGAGCCGCTCACCAAGTACACGCGGCAGATCGTGTCGATCGGCAATATTCCCGCGTCGGTGCGCGAGGCGTTCCGGCAGGCCGAGGAAGAGCGCCCGGGCGCCACGCATCTCGAGCTGCCCGAAGACGTCGCGCACGAGGAGGGCGACGGCAAGCCGATTCCGAAGAGCTACAGCCGCCGCCCCGTCGCCGAGGAGAAGGCCGTCGCGCACGCGGTCAAGGCGATCGTCGAGGCGAAGCATCCGCTGCTGATGATCGGCGCGGGCGGCAACCGCAAGACGACGCGCAAGATGCTGCGCGAATTTGTCGATCAGATCGGCATTCCGTTCTTCACGACGCAGATGGGCAAGGGCGTGATCGACGAATCGCATCCGCTGTGGCTCGGCAACGCGACGCTGTCGGACGGCGACTTCGTGCACCGCGCGATCGATCACGCGGACTGCATCATCAACGTCGGCCACGACGTGATCGAAAAGCCGCCGTTCTTCATGCGCGGCGCGGACGCCAGCGAGAAGACCGTGATCCACGTGAACTTTCTCGGCGCGGAAGTCGACCCTGTGTACTTCCCGCAGATCGAAGTGGTCGGCGATATCGCGAACGCCGTGTGGCAGTTGAAGGAAGCGCTGCACGGCAAGGGCGAGCACTGGGATTTCGCGCGCTTCAAGGAGATCAAGGCGCATTTCGAGGCGCATCTGGCGAAAGGCCAGCACGACGACCGCTTTCCGATGTATCCCGTGCGCGTGGTCAACGACGTGTACGAGACCACGCCTGTGGACGGCATCATCTGTCTGGACAACGGCATGTACAAGATCTGGTTCGCACGCTACTACCGGGCGCACGAGCCGAATTCGCTGCTGCTCGACAACGCGCTTGCGTCGATGGGCGCGGGGCTGCCGTCGGCGATCGCGACGAAGATCGTGCATCCCGAGCGCAAGGTGATGGCCGTGTGCGGCGACGGCGGCTTCATGATGAACTCGCAGGAGCTGGAGACGGCCGTGCGGCTGAAGCTCGACCTCGTCGTGATGATCCTGCGCGACGATGCGTTCGGCATGATCCGCTGGAAGCAGGAGAACATGAATTTCCCGGACTACGGGATGATGCTCAGCAACCCCGATTTCGTCGACTACGCGAAGAGCTATGGCGCGCAGGGACATCGTGTTGCATCGGCGGAGGAACTCGCGCCGCTCGTGCGCGAGTGCTTCGCGACGCCGGGGGTGCACGTGATCGACGTGCCCATCGATTACTCCGACAACGAGCGTGTGCTGAACCGCGAGATCAAGCGGCTGTCCGCGCAGCTT
It encodes the following:
- a CDS encoding acetolactate synthase large subunit, with amino-acid sequence MKASDLFVKSLEAEGVEYVFGIPGEENLDLLESLRRSRIKLVLTRHEQAAGFMAATYGRLTGRTGVCLATLGPGATNFVTAAAYAQLGGMPMLMVTGQKPIKSSKQGHFQIVDVVRMMEPLTKYTRQIVSIGNIPASVREAFRQAEEERPGATHLELPEDVAHEEGDGKPIPKSYSRRPVAEEKAVAHAVKAIVEAKHPLLMIGAGGNRKTTRKMLREFVDQIGIPFFTTQMGKGVIDESHPLWLGNATLSDGDFVHRAIDHADCIINVGHDVIEKPPFFMRGADASEKTVIHVNFLGAEVDPVYFPQIEVVGDIANAVWQLKEALHGKGEHWDFARFKEIKAHFEAHLAKGQHDDRFPMYPVRVVNDVYETTPVDGIICLDNGMYKIWFARYYRAHEPNSLLLDNALASMGAGLPSAIATKIVHPERKVMAVCGDGGFMMNSQELETAVRLKLDLVVMILRDDAFGMIRWKQENMNFPDYGMMLSNPDFVDYAKSYGAQGHRVASAEELAPLVRECFATPGVHVIDVPIDYSDNERVLNREIKRLSAQL